A stretch of DNA from Campylobacter concisus ATCC 51562:
TCCTCAAGCTTATCAAGCGCAGCATCTACTTTTTTACGTTGCTCTAATAAATTTTTATTATCCCCTCCTGCTAACACACCTGAGCTAAATCCACGTTCTTTTTGCATCTCATGGATAAAATTATTTTGATTTATTATTGTATCCACGATTTTCTCGCTAAACTCTGCTTTTGAGCGAGTCTTTAAGATACCATTTAGCATGTATGCACTCATGATACCAAGGCCAATAAGACTGACGATAACTATCGCCATAATCTTTGATTTAATACCTAGATTATTCATTTTCTCTCCTTTTAGTTTTTCTTAATATTTGCTTCAAAAATAAAGTCATACGACTTTAATACTTAAAATTTATCAACCAAAAAATGCATTTGGTTGTTTTTATAAAAAATATTGATTAGTCTATTTATGTAAAATTTTATTTTATATTTGACTTTACTAAATAGTAGGAATTTTTTCTCTTTATCTATGCTAGTGTAGAATTTTTTAACAAAATTGTGATACATGCAAATAGAAAATAGCACATTTAAAATAAATGCCGTTCTCATCCTGAGAAGCTTCATTTTTTCTCCTTGAAAATAATTAAGTCATTTTATTAATTTTACTTTTAAAAGATATTAAATTTTAAAAATTAGAAAAAAGTGAGTTTTTGCAGAGAATTCCTGCTTCTCTGCAAATTTTGTATTTAGATTTATTTCTTTAATCCATATTTATCTAGCATTTTGTCAAATTCACCAGATTTTTGTAGCTCATCGATCGCTGCGTCTATCTTCTTGATAAGCTCAGTATGTTTGCCTTTATCAAACGCCATCGCAAATCCTTCCGTGCCATCAGGAACTCTTAAAAATTCTTCCAAATCTGGATTTTGTTTTAAATATTCAACCCCTATCGGACTATCAGTTAGTACAACGTCGATTTTACCAGCGTTTAGTGACATGATAGCAGCTGCTACATTTTCAGCAGGTATCGCCTTGGCAGTTATGCTTTTGGCTGCTTCTTCTTGCAATGTTCCTACTTGGGCTGAAATTTTCTTATCCTTAAGGTTGTCTTTATTTACATCTGAGCCTTTTTTGCGGATAAATAAATTTTCTGAAAAATAATATGGCTTGGTGAAATCAACCGATTTTCTTCTCTCGTCAGTTGCACTCATTCCGCTTATAGCAATATCGATTTTACCGATTTTTAATGCTGATATCAGTCCATCAAAGCTCATATTTGCAACATCAAATTTTATTCCAGTTTTTTTGGTGATCTCATTTAATAAATCTATCTCAAAGCCAACAATTTTATTGTTTTCATCAAGATATTCAAAAGGTGGATAATCAGCGCTCGAGCCAACTTTATAAACTACATTTTTACTAGCTTCTTCGGCATTATTTACTGCATTTTTTTTGTTAGCGTCATCGCCACAACCTAGTAAAAATAAAACCAAGCTTGCCATCAAAAATTTTAAAATTTTACTCATTTTCTACCCCTTTAATGATTTAAAATTTTGCCTAAAAACTCTTTTAAGCGCTCATGTTGCGGATTTGTAAAGACATTTTTCGGTGTATCGTCAACTGCGATTTTGCCTTTATCCATAAAGAAAATTCTATTTGCCACATTTCTTGCAAAGCCCATCTCATGGGTAACCACAAGCATCGTTATGCCCCTTGCGGCAACATCTTTCATAATATCAAGCACCTCTCCGATCATCTCAGGATCAAGCGCACTTGTCGGCTCATCAAAAAGTATCACTTCTGGCTCCATCGCTAGGCTTCTAGCGATCGCAATACGTTGTTTCTGTCCGCCTGAAAGCTTGTGTGGATAGGCGAATTTCTTATCGCTTAGTCCAACACTTCTTAGCAACTCATCAGCTCTTTTTTCTGCACTTTCTTTATCCAAAATCCCAGCTTTTATTGGAGCTAGGGTTAAATTTTGCAAGACGTTTTTATTTGCAAAAAGATTAAAGTGCTGAAAAACCATGCTCACTTTTTGGCGAATTTTATTTATATCTGATTTTTTATCTAAAATATCTTCGCCATTTATCTTTATGTGCCCGCTATCTGGCTCCTCAAGGCGGTTTATACAACGTAAAAACGTACTTTTACCGCCACCGCTTGGACCAATTATCGCTATAACTTCACCTTTTTTTATATCTACACTAATATCATTTAAAACTCGCAAATCGCCATAACTTTTGTTTAAATTTTTAATCTCAATCATGGCGGTTTAATCTCCTCTCAAGTAGTTTTGTCAAAAGTGTAAAAAATTTAACACTCACATAATAGACAATGCCTGTAAAAATGACTGGCTCTGGACTATAAAAGACCGCTTGCAAGCTCTTACTTTGCATCGTAATATCAACGACACTTATATAACCAACGACTGATGTCTCTTTAAATAACGATATAAACTCATTTGCAAGAGCTGGCAAGATATTTTTTGTAGCTTGTGGAAAAACTATCTCGCGCATCGAAACATAGTAGTTTAGGCCCATCGCACGAGCCGCTTCCATTTGTCCTTTATCGACGCTATTTATGCCACTTCGCACGATCTCGGCCACA
This window harbors:
- a CDS encoding transporter substrate-binding domain-containing protein, whose translation is MSKILKFLMASLVLFLLGCGDDANKKNAVNNAEEASKNVVYKVGSSADYPPFEYLDENNKIVGFEIDLLNEITKKTGIKFDVANMSFDGLISALKIGKIDIAISGMSATDERRKSVDFTKPYYFSENLFIRKKGSDVNKDNLKDKKISAQVGTLQEEAAKSITAKAIPAENVAAAIMSLNAGKIDVVLTDSPIGVEYLKQNPDLEEFLRVPDGTEGFAMAFDKGKHTELIKKIDAAIDELQKSGEFDKMLDKYGLKK
- a CDS encoding amino acid ABC transporter ATP-binding protein → MIEIKNLNKSYGDLRVLNDISVDIKKGEVIAIIGPSGGGKSTFLRCINRLEEPDSGHIKINGEDILDKKSDINKIRQKVSMVFQHFNLFANKNVLQNLTLAPIKAGILDKESAEKRADELLRSVGLSDKKFAYPHKLSGGQKQRIAIARSLAMEPEVILFDEPTSALDPEMIGEVLDIMKDVAARGITMLVVTHEMGFARNVANRIFFMDKGKIAVDDTPKNVFTNPQHERLKEFLGKILNH